The DNA window TTGATGTAGGTCACATTCCTCCTGATGAGGCGCTCGGCAATGTGGCAGGGAGCGGAGAAGTGGACCCGTTTTTGCGCCAGCTCGTATTCGGCGTCGTCGAGCACCAAGAGGAAATTGACGAGCTGTTGCGCGCAAATTTGGAAAAATGGACGCTTGAGCGGGTCGCTAATGTTGACCGGGCCATTTTGCGCATGGCGACGTATGAAATGAAATATATCGATGAGGTGCCAGTGAGCGTCAGCCTCGATGAGGCGGTTGAGCTGGCGAAAAAATTCGGCGATTGGAAATCCGGGAGTTTTGTCAACGGTGTGCTTTCAAAAGTAAAAGCGGCGTTGCAAAAATAATACCGGCAAGCAGTGAAACGAAGCTTACGTTTACCTAGGCCCGGGCGAATTCGTATCGACCGATGAACGAGGAGAGGGGAGCAAGACACAATGACAGCACAAATCATTAGCGGAACGGAATTGGCAAAAACGATCCGCGCCCAATTAGCGAATGAAGCAGCAACGTTAAAGGCAAACGGCATCGAGCCGGGGCTGGCCGTCATCCTTGTCGGCGACGAC is part of the Geobacillus sp. 46C-IIa genome and encodes:
- the nusB gene encoding transcription antitermination factor NusB, with product MKRHEAREKALQALFQIDVGHIPPDEALGNVAGSGEVDPFLRQLVFGVVEHQEEIDELLRANLEKWTLERVANVDRAILRMATYEMKYIDEVPVSVSLDEAVELAKKFGDWKSGSFVNGVLSKVKAALQK